The Streptomyces sp. NBC_00162 genome window below encodes:
- a CDS encoding sigma-70 family RNA polymerase sigma factor: MRLMDADHAGLVVAAQAGDDRAREELIAAYLPLLYNIVGRALSGHADVDDVVQETLLRVVRDLPALRAPESFRSWLVSIALRQISTHRHRQRAFAGRSTVIDEAHQIPDAGAEPGDMTILRLHVSDERRQVVEAGRWLDPDHRVLLSLWWQEGAGSLSRDDIAAATGLTVAHVGVRLQRMREQLELSRTIVAALEADPRCPQLDEALIGWDGLHTSVWRKRIARHTRGCPVCAATKTERVPVERLLLSLAPLAVPAGLIAALAAKGLLSGTAAGAAGLATAPVAVGTATGGGSLHSLLIGKLHAVTAHPLVALATGAVLVTGTATYVTWPEPAHRVPGVIAAPTAGNPTPIPSSTITSAGPSPVSPSAVAGTVPLGAQSLESVDEPALYLTYAGDFATLGRVSASSSAQTRQRVTFTVVGGLADTRCVTFLAADGRYLRHRDLRLRLSTNDGSELFREDATFCPHPGAVAGSVTLHAHNYPGSVLRYRDGGIWLDGSDGTRAFADQASFIMRRPWA; the protein is encoded by the coding sequence ATGAGGCTCATGGATGCGGACCACGCGGGGCTGGTTGTCGCGGCGCAGGCCGGTGACGATCGGGCGCGCGAGGAGCTGATCGCCGCGTACCTGCCGTTGCTCTACAACATCGTCGGGCGAGCGCTGAGCGGACATGCCGACGTCGACGACGTCGTCCAGGAAACCCTGCTGCGCGTGGTGCGCGACCTGCCTGCCCTGCGTGCTCCGGAGAGCTTCCGGTCCTGGCTGGTCTCGATCGCGCTCCGCCAGATCAGTACCCACCGGCACCGGCAACGCGCCTTCGCCGGCCGGAGCACGGTCATCGACGAGGCACACCAGATACCGGACGCCGGCGCCGAACCTGGGGACATGACGATTCTGCGTCTGCATGTGTCGGACGAGCGCCGTCAGGTTGTCGAAGCCGGCCGGTGGCTCGACCCGGACCATCGAGTGCTGCTGTCGCTGTGGTGGCAGGAAGGCGCCGGCTCGCTGAGCCGCGACGACATCGCCGCCGCGACGGGGCTCACGGTCGCCCACGTCGGAGTGCGCCTGCAACGCATGCGCGAGCAGCTGGAACTGAGCCGGACGATCGTCGCCGCGCTGGAGGCCGACCCGCGCTGTCCGCAGTTGGACGAGGCCCTCATCGGCTGGGACGGTCTCCATACATCGGTGTGGCGCAAGCGGATCGCGCGGCACACCCGCGGATGCCCGGTCTGCGCGGCGACGAAGACAGAACGGGTTCCGGTCGAGCGACTGCTCCTCAGCCTCGCCCCACTGGCGGTCCCGGCCGGGCTCATCGCCGCGCTGGCCGCCAAGGGCCTGCTGTCGGGTACGGCGGCCGGCGCCGCCGGGCTGGCCACGGCACCCGTCGCCGTCGGCACGGCGACGGGGGGAGGCAGTCTGCACAGCTTGCTGATCGGCAAACTCCACGCGGTGACCGCTCATCCGCTGGTGGCCCTCGCCACCGGCGCGGTCCTCGTCACCGGGACCGCCACCTACGTGACCTGGCCCGAACCGGCGCATCGGGTGCCCGGCGTCATCGCCGCTCCCACGGCCGGCAATCCCACGCCGATCCCGTCGAGCACCATCACGTCGGCCGGACCGTCCCCGGTGAGTCCGTCGGCCGTCGCGGGCACTGTTCCGCTGGGCGCACAGTCGCTGGAGTCAGTGGACGAGCCCGCCCTGTACCTCACGTATGCCGGCGACTTCGCGACGCTCGGCCGAGTCTCGGCGTCCAGCAGCGCGCAGACGCGGCAGCGGGTCACCTTCACGGTCGTCGGGGGGCTGGCCGACACTCGGTGCGTCACCTTCCTCGCCGCGGACGGCCGCTATCTGCGCCATCGTGACCTGCGGCTACGGCTGAGCACCAACGACGGCAGCGAACTGTTCCGTGAGGACGCCACCTTCTGTCCGCACCCCGGGGCGGTCGCCGGGTCGGTGACCTTGCACGCGCACAACTATCCCGGTTCCGTCCTCCGCTACCGCGACGGTGGCATCTGGCTCGATGGCTCCGACGGCACTCGGGCCTTCGCCGACCAGGCTTCCTTCATCATGCGAAGGCCCTGGGCTTGA
- a CDS encoding SigE family RNA polymerase sigma factor produces the protein MLLHDASAEFHDFFERHYAELARLAHLLTGETDAADDLAADALVALWQRWDRLRKADHPLAYARGVVANMARERIRSAVRERRRIALFWSRSPEQVAGPDVAAVLDVRTALARLPFRKRSCVVLRHAFDLSEKDTAAALGISVGTVKSQTSKGMAELERILGTRAVGDLVAGRRNR, from the coding sequence ATGCTCCTTCATGACGCGTCCGCGGAGTTTCACGACTTCTTCGAACGCCACTACGCCGAACTGGCCCGTCTCGCCCATCTCCTGACCGGCGAGACGGACGCGGCCGACGACCTTGCTGCGGATGCCCTGGTCGCCCTGTGGCAGCGCTGGGACCGGCTTCGCAAGGCTGACCACCCGCTCGCCTACGCTCGCGGCGTGGTCGCCAACATGGCGCGGGAACGGATCCGCAGTGCGGTGCGCGAGCGGCGCCGGATCGCGCTGTTCTGGTCCCGCAGTCCGGAGCAGGTGGCGGGGCCGGACGTGGCGGCCGTGCTGGACGTACGTACGGCGCTCGCCCGGCTGCCGTTCCGGAAGCGGTCGTGCGTGGTGCTGCGCCACGCCTTCGACCTCTCGGAGAAGGACACCGCGGCGGCGCTGGGCATATCGGTCGGTACGGTCAAGAGCCAGACCTCGAAGGGAATGGCCGAGTTGGAACGGATACTTGGCACACGAGCGGTCGGCGACCTGGTGGCGGGGAGGAGGAACCGGTGA
- a CDS encoding expansin EXLX1 family cellulose-binding protein, with translation MGMRTTKHGAPRPRRRRGAAVGIPLAVTAVGALACLALTLLPGSRSGAGLPTGASVAAAPTNAPSSSGSPAAEAGAATASTQPTVTSPPPPSAAGVPTPSASSPARTESPASSAGRIKPSVSYQGVATSYAAGDGNGACLYGPSGDLMIAAMNHTDYESAKACGAYVRVRAANGNSITVRIVNECPLPCAPGQLDLSQQAFAKLANPSLGRIPITWTLLSPAAPDTLSIRYKTGSSRSWCGVQVIGHRNPVAVLELRTASGWRKLPRTDYNYFLSTGGSGCGGAIRVTDLYGEQLTVEGIALKPDVAQQTRVQFARH, from the coding sequence ATGGGCATGAGGACAACGAAACACGGTGCGCCGCGGCCGCGGCGCAGACGCGGGGCGGCCGTCGGCATTCCGTTGGCGGTGACGGCAGTCGGTGCGCTGGCCTGCCTGGCCCTCACGCTCCTCCCCGGGAGCCGGTCCGGTGCCGGGCTTCCCACCGGCGCATCCGTAGCGGCTGCCCCAACGAACGCACCGTCCAGTTCCGGGTCGCCGGCAGCAGAGGCCGGCGCCGCGACCGCATCGACGCAGCCGACGGTCACGAGCCCGCCCCCGCCGTCAGCCGCCGGTGTCCCGACGCCCTCGGCCTCCAGCCCGGCACGCACGGAGTCGCCAGCCTCTTCGGCGGGACGGATCAAGCCCTCGGTCAGCTACCAGGGAGTCGCGACTTCCTATGCCGCGGGTGACGGCAATGGTGCCTGCCTGTACGGACCGTCCGGTGATCTCATGATCGCGGCGATGAACCACACCGACTACGAGTCGGCCAAAGCGTGCGGGGCGTACGTGCGGGTCCGCGCCGCCAACGGGAACTCCATCACGGTGCGGATCGTCAACGAGTGCCCCCTGCCCTGCGCACCGGGGCAACTCGACCTCAGCCAACAGGCCTTCGCCAAGCTCGCGAACCCCTCACTCGGCCGGATCCCGATCACCTGGACGCTGCTGAGCCCCGCCGCGCCCGACACGCTCTCCATCCGGTACAAGACCGGGTCCAGCCGCTCTTGGTGCGGCGTCCAGGTGATCGGGCATCGGAACCCGGTGGCGGTGCTCGAACTCCGGACCGCCAGCGGCTGGCGGAAACTGCCCCGCACCGACTACAACTACTTCCTCTCCACCGGCGGCAGCGGATGCGGCGGAGCGATCAGGGTCACCGACCTTTACGGAGAACAACTGACCGTCGAGGGGATCGCACTGAAACCGGACGTCGCGCAACAGACCCGCGTCCAGTTCGCCCGGCATTGA
- a CDS encoding RICIN domain-containing protein: MNETDPTADGRSRRKAAAGGERRTRGRHRRRGITIGLMLGVPGVLGPYLLFVQADSNAAAVDADAYYTLTSVRSDKVLDVPGADTSDGVWIRQASRVAGAASQQWRLRQAGDGYYEVENRSSHKVLGVRGASKESAAAVEQQTDHGSATQQWKMQDVGDGAVKFVSRSNGMVLDVWGGSTGEGVPLIQYADRGSTNQQWKLVKAAGSGRYTWHNAQIVGGGFVTGLVFNPARKDLLYARTDIGGAYRWDATAAQWTSLTDWIGGSDWNLLGIESLATDPVDPNRLYLASGTYTNDWAGNGAILRSTDQGKTFQRTDLPFKLGGNEDGRSMGERLVVDPANHGTLYLGTRKNGLWRSTDYGVTWSQVAAFPVKDGASSGVGLSFVTFGPAGSRTIYVGVADKTTSLYRSTDGGSSWQAVSGQPTGQLPQHGVLSGDGSLYLTYTNAPGPNGVTAGSVWKYTPSTGAWKNISPSSGGYGFAGLAVDPQRPSTVMVTTLDRWWPSDEVYRSTDGGASWKALGATSVRDNSAAPYVGTGIGHWMGALAINPFDSGHVLYGTGSGIWGSNDVTAADKGGATHWTVPAKGLEETAVLGLIKPPGLPLISALGDVSGFRHEDLTKVPAKALSGPLFSNTTGIDFAQAKPGFVVRVGLGGEQHGAYSTDGGAGWTPFAGEPVRGAGGGAVAVSADGAAVVWTPAGQRPFHSTNRGATWTAASGLPADSAVVADRSSANTFYALKGGTLYASADGGKSFTAQATGLGDGQLKAAPGVAGDLWITGGGNGLLHSTNGGASFNKLAGVQQAHGVGFGKPAPGATYQALYLSGTLKGVTGVFRSIDGGSTWVRINDDQHQFGGSVISVIIGDPDVYGRVYLGGYGRGVVYGDVS, translated from the coding sequence ATGAACGAGACGGATCCCACGGCGGACGGCCGCAGCCGGCGCAAGGCCGCGGCTGGTGGTGAGCGGCGTACGCGGGGGCGCCACCGCCGGCGCGGGATAACGATCGGCCTGATGCTGGGCGTGCCTGGAGTCCTCGGCCCCTACCTGCTGTTCGTGCAGGCCGATTCGAACGCCGCGGCGGTGGATGCCGACGCCTACTACACGCTGACCTCTGTCCGCAGCGACAAGGTGCTCGACGTGCCGGGGGCGGACACGTCGGACGGCGTCTGGATACGGCAGGCGAGCCGCGTGGCAGGTGCCGCGAGTCAGCAGTGGCGGCTGAGGCAGGCGGGGGACGGCTACTACGAGGTGGAGAACCGCAGCAGCCACAAGGTCCTCGGAGTGCGCGGCGCTTCCAAGGAGTCCGCGGCGGCCGTCGAGCAGCAGACCGACCACGGTTCCGCCACGCAGCAGTGGAAGATGCAGGACGTGGGCGATGGGGCGGTGAAGTTCGTCTCCCGGAGCAACGGCATGGTGCTGGACGTGTGGGGCGGCTCCACCGGCGAGGGGGTGCCGCTCATCCAGTACGCCGACCGGGGCAGCACCAACCAGCAGTGGAAGCTGGTGAAGGCGGCCGGCTCGGGCAGGTACACCTGGCACAACGCGCAGATCGTCGGTGGAGGGTTCGTCACCGGGCTGGTCTTCAACCCCGCCCGCAAGGACCTGCTGTACGCCCGGACCGACATCGGCGGTGCCTACCGCTGGGACGCGACCGCCGCCCAATGGACCTCGTTGACCGACTGGATCGGTGGATCCGACTGGAACCTGCTCGGGATCGAGAGCCTGGCGACCGACCCCGTCGACCCGAACCGCCTGTACCTCGCGAGCGGCACTTACACCAATGACTGGGCGGGCAACGGCGCGATCCTCCGCTCCACCGACCAGGGCAAGACGTTCCAGCGCACCGACCTGCCGTTCAAACTGGGCGGCAACGAGGACGGCCGGTCCATGGGCGAGCGGCTGGTGGTGGACCCCGCCAACCACGGCACGCTCTACCTGGGCACCCGCAAGAACGGGCTCTGGCGCAGCACCGACTACGGCGTGACCTGGAGCCAGGTCGCCGCCTTCCCCGTCAAGGACGGTGCGAGCAGCGGCGTCGGCCTGTCCTTCGTGACCTTCGGCCCGGCCGGCAGCCGGACGATCTACGTCGGGGTGGCCGACAAGACCACCTCGCTGTACCGCTCCACCGACGGCGGCAGCAGCTGGCAGGCCGTGTCCGGCCAGCCCACAGGGCAGCTGCCGCAGCACGGTGTGCTGTCCGGTGACGGCTCGCTGTATCTGACGTACACCAATGCCCCGGGCCCGAACGGTGTGACGGCCGGTTCCGTGTGGAAGTACACGCCGTCCACCGGGGCCTGGAAGAACATTTCACCGTCCAGCGGTGGTTACGGCTTCGCCGGGCTGGCTGTCGATCCGCAGCGCCCGTCCACGGTGATGGTCACCACGCTGGACCGCTGGTGGCCCTCGGACGAGGTGTACCGGTCGACCGACGGCGGCGCCTCCTGGAAGGCGCTCGGCGCGACCTCGGTGCGGGACAACTCCGCTGCGCCGTACGTGGGCACGGGCATCGGGCACTGGATGGGCGCGCTGGCCATCAACCCCTTCGACTCCGGGCACGTGCTGTACGGCACCGGGTCGGGGATATGGGGCAGCAACGACGTGACCGCGGCGGACAAGGGGGGTGCCACGCACTGGACGGTCCCGGCCAAGGGGCTGGAGGAGACCGCGGTCCTCGGGCTGATCAAGCCCCCGGGCCTCCCACTGATCAGTGCGCTCGGCGATGTCAGCGGATTCCGGCACGAGGACCTGACCAAGGTACCCGCCAAAGCACTCTCCGGACCGCTGTTCTCCAACACCACCGGCATCGACTTCGCCCAGGCGAAGCCGGGGTTCGTGGTCCGGGTCGGTCTCGGTGGCGAGCAGCACGGCGCCTATTCGACCGACGGCGGGGCCGGCTGGACGCCGTTCGCCGGGGAACCCGTGCGCGGAGCGGGCGGCGGGGCCGTGGCGGTCTCGGCGGACGGCGCCGCCGTCGTCTGGACGCCCGCGGGCCAGAGGCCGTTCCACTCGACGAACCGCGGTGCGACCTGGACGGCCGCCTCCGGTCTGCCCGCGGACTCGGCCGTGGTGGCCGACCGTTCGTCGGCGAACACGTTCTACGCCCTCAAGGGCGGCACCCTGTACGCCAGCGCCGATGGCGGCAAGAGCTTCACCGCCCAGGCCACCGGCCTGGGTGACGGACAGCTCAAGGCGGCCCCGGGCGTCGCCGGTGACCTGTGGATCACAGGCGGAGGCAACGGACTCCTGCACTCCACCAATGGCGGGGCGAGCTTCAACAAGCTCGCCGGCGTGCAGCAGGCGCACGGTGTCGGCTTCGGCAAGCCCGCCCCGGGCGCCACCTACCAGGCTCTCTACCTCAGCGGGACGCTGAAGGGCGTCACCGGGGTGTTCCGCTCCATCGACGGCGGTTCGACCTGGGTCCGGATCAACGACGACCAGCACCAGTTCGGCGGGAGCGTCATCTCCGTCATCATCGGCGACCCGGACGTGTACGGCCGGGTCTACCTGGGCGGCTACGGCCGTGGCGTGGTGTACGGCGACGTGTCCTGA
- a CDS encoding ribulokinase, with product MGVDFGTLSGRAVVVRVRDGEEVGSAVHVYPHGVIERELPTTGQPLPPDWALQHPEDWREVLRTAVPAAVAASGIDPAAVIGIATDFTACTVLPVRADGTPLAETKLGVRPHAWPKLWKHHAAQSQADRINHLAHLRAEKWISRYGGKISAEWQYAKALQVLEEDPDTYAATERWIEAADWIVWQLAGVETRNTCTAGYKGIHQDGHYPSEDYLAALHPDFADFARTRLEHPLSPLGSRAGSLTAEAAAWTGLPEGIAVATGNVDAHVAAPAAQAVENGQLLAIMGTSTCHVVNGPALADVPGICGVVDGGIVEGAYGYEAGQSAVGDIFAWWLRQGVPTHYRTEAEATGEDLHQLLSRKIADQPVGGHGLVALDWMNGNRSTLVDHHLSGVIVGLALTTRPEEIYRALLEATAFGTRTIIDALEQGGVPVTEFIVTGGLKKNPLLMRIYADVLRRPVSLAESAQGPALGSAIHAAGAHPDVRTAAAAMGRVGRGVHQPDTARADAYDRLYAEYRTLHDHFGTGPDKLLHRLRAIRNAALTAPRTDPEATPAAQKSEVRP from the coding sequence GTGGGTGTCGACTTCGGCACTCTCTCCGGCCGGGCCGTGGTGGTCCGCGTCCGCGACGGCGAGGAGGTCGGCTCCGCCGTCCACGTGTACCCGCACGGCGTCATCGAGCGTGAACTCCCCACCACCGGTCAGCCCCTGCCGCCCGACTGGGCCCTCCAGCACCCCGAGGACTGGCGCGAGGTGCTGCGCACCGCCGTCCCCGCCGCAGTGGCCGCGAGTGGCATCGACCCGGCCGCCGTCATCGGCATCGCCACCGACTTCACCGCCTGCACCGTCCTCCCCGTACGGGCCGATGGCACCCCGCTCGCCGAGACCAAGCTGGGCGTTCGCCCGCACGCCTGGCCCAAGCTCTGGAAGCACCACGCGGCCCAGAGCCAGGCCGACCGCATCAACCACCTCGCCCACCTGCGCGCCGAGAAGTGGATCTCCCGCTACGGCGGCAAGATCTCCGCCGAATGGCAGTACGCCAAGGCGCTCCAGGTACTCGAGGAGGACCCGGACACCTACGCCGCCACCGAGCGCTGGATCGAGGCTGCTGACTGGATCGTCTGGCAGCTCGCAGGCGTCGAAACCCGCAACACCTGCACGGCGGGATACAAGGGCATCCACCAGGACGGCCACTACCCCAGCGAGGACTACCTCGCCGCCCTGCACCCCGATTTCGCCGACTTCGCGCGCACCCGGCTGGAGCATCCCCTGTCGCCGCTGGGATCCCGGGCCGGCTCCCTCACCGCCGAGGCCGCCGCCTGGACCGGGCTGCCCGAGGGCATCGCCGTCGCCACCGGCAACGTCGACGCCCATGTCGCGGCCCCTGCCGCCCAGGCCGTCGAGAACGGCCAGCTGCTCGCCATCATGGGCACCTCCACCTGCCACGTCGTCAACGGCCCCGCCCTCGCCGACGTCCCCGGAATCTGCGGAGTCGTCGACGGCGGCATCGTGGAGGGCGCCTACGGCTACGAGGCCGGGCAGAGCGCGGTCGGCGACATCTTCGCCTGGTGGCTGCGCCAAGGCGTGCCGACCCACTACCGCACAGAGGCCGAAGCCACCGGCGAGGACCTGCACCAACTGCTGTCCCGCAAGATCGCCGACCAGCCCGTCGGCGGCCACGGCCTGGTCGCCCTCGACTGGATGAACGGAAACCGCTCCACCCTCGTCGACCACCACCTCTCCGGAGTCATCGTCGGCCTCGCCCTCACCACCCGCCCCGAGGAGATCTACCGCGCCCTGCTGGAGGCCACCGCCTTCGGCACCCGCACCATCATCGACGCCCTGGAGCAGGGCGGCGTCCCCGTCACGGAGTTCATCGTGACCGGCGGGCTGAAGAAGAACCCCCTGCTCATGCGGATCTACGCCGACGTGCTGCGCCGGCCCGTCTCCCTCGCCGAGTCCGCCCAGGGCCCCGCCCTCGGCTCCGCCATCCACGCCGCCGGCGCGCACCCGGACGTACGCACCGCGGCCGCCGCCATGGGCCGCGTAGGCCGCGGAGTCCACCAACCGGACACCGCGCGCGCCGACGCCTACGACCGCCTCTACGCCGAGTACCGCACCCTGCACGACCACTTCGGCACCGGCCCCGACAAGCTCCTCCACCGCCTCCGCGCCATCCGCAACGCGGCGCTCACCGCCCCGCGAACCGACCCCGAGGCCACCCCGGCCGCCCAGAAGAGCGAGGTCCGACCATGA
- a CDS encoding L-ribulose-5-phosphate 4-epimerase → MSSPIDLLRCQVSDLHQELVRYDLVVWTAGNVSARVPGEALLIIKPSGVSYDELTPRKMILCDLDGKVVEGDQSPSSDTAAHAYVYRHMPEVGGVVHTHSTYASAWATRGEAVPCVLTAMADEFDAEIPVGPFALIGDDSIGRGIVETLRGHRSPAVLMKSHGVFTIGKDAKAAVKAAVMCEDVARTVHISRQLGEPLPKAQDDIDRLNHRYQNVYGQQPAAR, encoded by the coding sequence ATGAGTTCCCCGATCGATCTGCTGCGCTGCCAGGTCAGCGACCTCCACCAGGAACTGGTCCGCTACGACCTCGTCGTCTGGACGGCCGGCAACGTCTCCGCCCGCGTCCCCGGCGAGGCCTTGCTGATCATCAAGCCGAGCGGCGTCTCGTACGACGAGCTGACGCCCCGGAAGATGATCCTCTGCGACCTGGACGGCAAGGTCGTCGAGGGCGACCAGTCCCCGTCCTCGGACACCGCCGCGCACGCCTACGTCTACCGCCACATGCCCGAGGTCGGCGGAGTGGTGCACACCCACTCGACGTACGCGAGCGCCTGGGCCACGCGCGGAGAGGCCGTGCCCTGCGTACTGACCGCCATGGCCGACGAGTTCGACGCCGAGATCCCCGTCGGCCCCTTCGCGCTCATCGGCGACGACTCCATCGGCCGGGGCATCGTTGAGACCCTCCGGGGCCACCGCTCACCGGCCGTCCTGATGAAGAGCCACGGCGTCTTCACCATCGGCAAGGACGCCAAGGCCGCCGTCAAAGCCGCCGTGATGTGCGAGGACGTCGCCCGCACCGTCCACATCTCCCGCCAGCTCGGCGAACCCCTGCCGAAAGCGCAGGACGACATCGACCGCCTCAACCACCGCTACCAGAACGTGTACGGCCAGCAGCCCGCTGCCCGCTAA
- a CDS encoding tyrosine-type recombinase/integrase, which produces MLYVRCTLSAIDNNRLAITTPKTRASRGWVAISPRVAAALRHRALTMPRTRGDPDDPFAGLVFCRLDGRPLGPHQVLDRLRRLSAEVGVPRITVHDLRHLAATITITAGVPLTVVSKTLRHSTLSTTANIYSHLTQQAAREAVDTIDHTLTGSARLSADSAPPRRRPSALRPTGHRLDVRPHCDHHGSGRTKGRPLMDERTASDLRFRMVGTTGFEPATP; this is translated from the coding sequence GTGCTCTACGTGCGCTGCACCCTCTCCGCGATCGACAACAACCGCCTGGCCATCACCACGCCGAAGACCCGGGCCAGCCGCGGCTGGGTCGCCATCTCACCCCGCGTCGCCGCCGCCCTCCGGCACCGTGCACTAACGATGCCCCGAACACGCGGCGACCCTGACGATCCGTTCGCCGGACTCGTCTTCTGCCGACTCGACGGCCGACCGCTCGGACCACACCAGGTTCTCGACCGGCTCCGCCGGCTCTCCGCCGAAGTCGGAGTCCCCAGGATCACGGTCCACGACCTGCGCCACCTGGCCGCCACCATCACCATCACCGCTGGCGTGCCCCTCACCGTCGTCTCCAAGACCCTGCGGCACTCCACTCTGTCGACCACCGCCAACATCTACAGCCACCTCACCCAGCAGGCGGCCCGCGAAGCCGTCGACACCATCGACCACACCCTCACCGGCTCCGCGAGGCTGTCCGCCGACTCCGCTCCCCCGCGCCGCCGGCCTTCAGCGCTACGGCCGACCGGCCACAGACTGGACGTGCGACCACACTGCGACCACCATGGCTCCGGACGCACGAAAGGCCGCCCTCTCATGGATGAGAGAACGGCCTCCGACCTGCGTTTCCGCATGGTCGGGACGACAGGATTTGAACCTGCGACCCCTTGA
- a CDS encoding transketolase encodes MTQATADTVFRYEDLGRLIGLMTGAEKHGPAATSTLDALWVLYDRVLRVAPGTAEDAGRDRFLLSKGHGPMAYYAVLAAKGFFPVEWLPGFGSYESPLGHHPDRTLIPGVEIGSGSLGHGLPLAVGSALGLRAQGLAEPAIWVLIGDAELDEGSNHEALAYAGSAGLERLHTAVIDNDSATHGWPGGIAARFEAAGWSTATVDGRDHAALHAAFTAPHPGRPHVVVARVEKKQ; translated from the coding sequence ATGACACAGGCAACCGCGGACACGGTGTTCCGCTACGAGGATCTGGGCCGGCTGATCGGCCTCATGACCGGGGCCGAGAAGCACGGGCCCGCCGCCACCTCCACGCTCGACGCGCTGTGGGTGCTCTACGACCGGGTGCTGAGGGTGGCGCCCGGGACCGCCGAGGATGCCGGGCGCGACCGGTTCCTGCTGTCCAAGGGGCACGGGCCGATGGCGTACTACGCCGTGCTCGCCGCCAAGGGGTTCTTCCCCGTCGAGTGGCTGCCCGGCTTCGGCTCGTACGAGTCGCCCCTCGGGCACCACCCGGACCGCACCCTGATCCCCGGCGTGGAGATCGGCAGCGGGTCGCTCGGGCACGGGCTGCCGCTCGCCGTCGGCAGCGCGCTGGGGCTGCGCGCCCAGGGGCTGGCCGAGCCGGCGATATGGGTGCTGATCGGGGATGCGGAGCTGGACGAGGGCAGCAACCACGAGGCACTCGCGTACGCGGGCTCCGCCGGGCTGGAGAGGCTGCACACCGCGGTGATCGACAACGACTCCGCGACGCACGGCTGGCCGGGCGGGATCGCGGCCCGGTTCGAGGCCGCCGGCTGGTCCACGGCCACCGTGGACGGGCGGGACCACGCCGCGCTGCACGCCGCCTTCACCGCGCCGCACCCCGGCCGGCCGCACGTCGTGGTCGCCCGTGTCGAGAAGAAGCAGTAG
- a CDS encoding transketolase family protein, with protein MDTMRERFISVTSRLLDEDPRLALVLAEISMDGFLPAQRRHPDRVINVGIREQLLIGVGGGLALTGMRPVVHTFASFLVERPFEQVKLDFGHQGTGGVLVSASASYDWPAGGFTHMAPGDVALLDTLDGWTVHVPGHPDEAEALLRHAYAAGDDKVYVRLSQQSNAAPRPVEGLRFQTVREGRAGVVVAVGPLLDNVLAATEGLDLTVLYAPTVRPFDGATLRAAAGSAGSAAAADVVLVEPYLAGTSTTAVNDALADTPHRVLGLGVGRAELRRYGTIDEHTAAHGLDPRSLRDRITGFLRPPVR; from the coding sequence ATGGACACCATGCGGGAACGATTCATCTCCGTCACGTCACGCCTGCTCGACGAGGATCCGCGGCTGGCCCTCGTACTCGCCGAGATCAGCATGGACGGGTTCCTCCCCGCCCAGCGGCGCCACCCGGACCGGGTGATCAACGTCGGGATCCGGGAACAGCTGCTCATCGGCGTCGGCGGCGGCCTTGCCCTCACCGGCATGCGGCCGGTCGTGCACACCTTCGCGAGCTTCCTCGTGGAGCGACCGTTCGAGCAGGTCAAGCTGGACTTCGGACACCAGGGCACGGGCGGCGTCCTCGTCAGCGCGAGCGCCAGTTACGACTGGCCTGCCGGCGGGTTCACGCACATGGCGCCGGGCGACGTGGCGCTGCTGGACACCCTCGACGGCTGGACCGTCCACGTCCCCGGACACCCCGACGAGGCGGAGGCGCTGCTGCGGCACGCCTACGCCGCGGGGGACGACAAGGTCTACGTCCGGCTCTCCCAGCAGTCGAACGCCGCGCCGCGCCCGGTGGAAGGCCTGCGGTTCCAGACCGTACGGGAGGGACGCGCCGGCGTGGTGGTCGCCGTCGGCCCGCTGCTGGACAACGTCCTCGCGGCGACCGAGGGCCTGGACCTGACCGTGCTGTACGCCCCCACCGTGCGTCCCTTCGACGGGGCGACGCTGCGCGCGGCCGCCGGGAGCGCCGGGAGCGCCGCCGCGGCCGATGTGGTCCTCGTCGAGCCGTACCTCGCCGGCACCTCCACGACCGCCGTGAACGACGCCCTGGCCGACACGCCCCACCGGGTGCTGGGCCTGGGCGTGGGCCGCGCCGAGCTGCGCCGCTACGGCACGATCGACGAGCACACCGCGGCCCACGGCCTGGACCCGCGGTCCCTGCGCGACCGCATCACCGGCTTCCTGCGTCCGCCGGTGCGATAG
- a CDS encoding MmcQ/YjbR family DNA-binding protein: protein MGTTAQDVRTIALSLPDSSEKPAWGMPTFRVGGKIFAALGDDDTSIGVKCPKEDRAELIAAEPEKFFIREGHDDNYAWLRVRLEAVEDGAELRSILIDSWIQAAPKRLAAAHPELADGGTGGVGGEG, encoded by the coding sequence ATGGGCACCACCGCGCAGGACGTCCGTACGATCGCGCTGTCGCTTCCGGACAGCAGCGAGAAGCCGGCCTGGGGCATGCCGACCTTCCGGGTGGGCGGGAAGATCTTCGCCGCGCTGGGCGATGACGACACCTCGATCGGGGTGAAGTGCCCCAAGGAGGACCGGGCCGAGCTGATCGCGGCGGAGCCGGAGAAGTTCTTCATACGCGAGGGCCACGACGACAACTACGCCTGGCTGCGGGTCCGGCTGGAGGCGGTGGAGGACGGGGCGGAGCTGCGCTCGATCCTGATCGACTCCTGGATACAGGCGGCCCCGAAACGGCTGGCGGCGGCCCATCCGGAACTGGCCGACGGCGGCACGGGTGGCGTGGGCGGCGAGGGCTGA